One Trichomycterus rosablanca isolate fTriRos1 chromosome 10, fTriRos1.hap1, whole genome shotgun sequence DNA window includes the following coding sequences:
- the si:ch73-127m5.2 gene encoding uncharacterized protein si:ch73-127m5.2 yields MDPSSGMHMPSNSEVVHVAVGNPIITMYQTPPQAQNIAQIITQHIIPQDVICQTVPHTVPSQIQISSQAQSPMHNHGHRAQSHSLAVSQPQSHSQIQSHVQSQCHMQPHSHVQPHSHGQAQSHGPPQVHGLTQGQSQSESAVASQDGSRSSMQLPFAEVASLLDPNMKSSKARKYQIHYDEVKRRLEPPEKMSLRSLAAYTRVSRGPASKKMLLESLNVFGLSPSTNTAVSSTFSKLTEGDTAALSKDMKDFALQYIDYENMAKQLLPETNQVQHWSKIIETRNYLEEMRKVFKDPGNSRLFSNVTHGLGNGMMDVALDIIDTVIDRQIRILSGNTDPKPEPPVRGNRKRTRKPKTMTEDGKPTEKGKRGRKKVKQMQLDPSVPQVPPVAQSTDMESSVLTLVSVGYETISSGLNSTGAGLS; encoded by the exons ATGGATCCATCATCTGGAATGCATATGCCCTCAAACAGTGAGGTGGTCCATGTGGCTGTTGGAAATCCCATCATAACAATGTATCAGACTCCCCCTCAGGCTCAAAACATTGCACAGATCATTACACAGCACATCATACCACAAGATGTTATCTGTCAGACTGTACCCCATACTGTTCCATCACAAATTCAGATATCATCCCAAGCACAATCTCCAATGCATAACCATGGTCACAGGGCTCAGTCACACAGTCTTGCTGTCTCACAGCCTCAGAGCCACAGCCAAATACAAAGTCATGTACAGTCACAATGTCACATGCAGCCTCACAGCCATGTGCAGCCTCACAGCCACGGTCAAGCACAAAGCCATGGACCACCACAAGTCCATGGTCTAACACAAGGGCAATCACAGAGTGAGAGTGCAGTTGCCTCTCAGGATGGATCCAGGTCATCAATGCAGTTGCCCTTTGCAGAGGTGGCCTCCCTGCTGGATCCTAATATGAAGAGCTCAAAGGCTCGAAAGTACCAAATCCATTATGATGAAGTAAAACGAAGACTGGAGCCACCTGAGAAGATGTCTCTCAGATCTTTAGCTGCCTACACCAGAGTTAGTCGGGGTCCAGCCAgtaagaaaatgcttttggAATCACTGAATGTCTTTGGCCTGTCACCAAGTACCAACACAGCAGTGTCCAGCACTTTCTCCAAGCTTACAGAAG gtgacacagcagctctgagcAAAGACATGAAGGATTTTGCCTTACAGTACATCGATTATGAAAACATGGCAAAACAGTTACTGCCAGAGACCAACCAGGTGCAGCACTGGTCAAAAATAATTGAGacaag AAATTATCTGGAAGAGATGCGGAAAGTATTCAAAGACCCAGGTAACAGCCGTTTGTTTTCTAACGTCACACACGGCCTTGGCAACGGTATGATGGACGTGGCTCTCGACATTATTGATACAGTCATTGACCGGCAGATCCGGATTCTCTCAGGTAACACAGACCCTAAACCTGAACCGCCTGTCAGAGGGAACCGAAAACGCACACGTAAACCCAAGACTATGACAGAGGATGGGAAGCCCACAGAAAAAGGGAAACGAGGCAGGAAAAAGGTCAAACAGATGCAATTAGATCCCAGTGTTCCACAGGTTCCACCAGTTGCACAATCTACAGATATGGAGAGCAGCGTCCTGACTCTGGTATCTGTAGGATATGAGACCATATCAAGCGGGCTAAATTCTACTGGTGCTGGCCTGTCGTAG